The following are encoded together in the Oncorhynchus gorbuscha isolate QuinsamMale2020 ecotype Even-year linkage group LG03, OgorEven_v1.0, whole genome shotgun sequence genome:
- the LOC124031719 gene encoding translocating chain-associated membrane protein 1-like 1, producing the protein MGFRKKNKSPAVLSHEFVIQNHADMVSCVAMVILLGLMFEVTAKFAVMFITVQYNVTQGLDERAEPVNLYQYGPKDMATVFFYLLIAVILHALIQEYVLDKMNRRLHLSKTKHSKFNESGQLAAFYFISFIWGCSILTAEEFATNPTFLWAGYPHTHMVFQVKFFYICQMAYWLHALPELYFQKVRKEDIPRQLYYICLYVFHITGAYVLNLHRLGLVLLVPHSLVELLFHASRLFYFSDENKQKGFTLWAMLFVIARLITLTLSVLTFGFGLPRAENQGFSLAKGNFNVLTVRMTCLAAICLTQAWMMWKFINFQLKKWREHSQSQASKVKAISPKSKPHKKDPARGGSANGVGLKSDDKTSPRARKAL; encoded by the exons CGAAAGAAGAACAAGAGCCCGGCGGTGCTGAGCCACGAGTTCGTGATCCAGAATCACGCCGATATGGTTTCGTGTGTGGCTATGGTCATTCTCCTCGGCCTGATGTTCGAG GTGACAGCGAAGTTTGCCGTCATGTTCATCACTGTCCAGTACAATGTGACGCAAGGTCTTG ATGAGAGGGCTGAGCCAGTGAACCTGTACCAGTACGGCCCTAAAGacatggccactgtgttcttctaCCTGCTCATCGCTGTCATACTCCACGCCTTAATACAGGAATACGTTCTTGAC AAAATGAATAGGCGGTTGCATCTGTCAAAAACCAAACACAGCAAGTTCAATGAGTCGGGACAGCTTGCTGCCTTCTACTTCATCTCCTTCATCTGGGGCTGCAGCATCTTAACAGCG gaggaattTGCAACAAATCCTACTTTCCTATGGGCGGGCTATCCACACACCCACATGGT CTTTCAGGTGAAGTTCTTCTACATTTGCCAAATGGCCTACTGGCTCCACGCCCTTCCTGAGCTGTACTTCCAGAAAGTGCGAAAG GAGGACATTCCCCGCCAGCTCTATTACATTTGCCTTTACGTCTTCCATATCACCGGTGCCTACGTCTTAAA CCTCCACCGGCTGGGCCTGGTGCTTCTTGTACCTCACTCCCTGGTGGAGCTCCTGTTCCACGCCTCGCGCCTGTTCTATTTCAGTGACGAGAACAAACAGAAGGG TTTCACTTTGTGGGCAATGCTTTTCGTCATCGCACGCCTCATCACCCTCACCCTCTCCGTACTGACATTCGGCTTCGGACTGCCCCGTGCAGAGAACCAGGGATTCTCACTGGCAAAGGGAAACTTTAATGTTCTCACCGTTAG GATGACATGCCTGGCTGCCATTTGCCTCACCCAGGCTTGGATGATGTGGAAATTCATCAACTTTCAGCTAAAGAAGTGGAGGGAGCACAGCCAGAGCCAGGCTTCCAAGGTGAAGGCTATCAGCCCAAAGAGCAAGCCCCACAAGAAGGACCCAGCCCGGG GAGGTTCTGCAAACGGTGTTGGTCTGAAGTCTGATGACAAGACATCACCTCGGGCAAGAAAGGCcttgtag